The Ostrinia nubilalis chromosome 17, ilOstNubi1.1, whole genome shotgun sequence genome contains a region encoding:
- the LOC135079885 gene encoding probable peptidoglycan muropeptide transporter SLC46, which translates to MGDNDYEIISEEASPKRYKISNAIEVPILLIMIGVAVSGIQISNLIMHRTCVHELNRTASECQHFLSPEMTSTPEELSQRQELEREVQEYANKVMTAKSVLESAGPAVLSLFVGAWSDKHGRKPLIVWNLLAMTLGSMALVAYSMVSLGPWWLVACSVFFSLTGGISVVITGAMCFVSDVTDNRNRTFRLVMVQMSLVLGIAGGSMVSPFLLRAVGSVYSLLIVAAIYACAYAFSAVAIQESLSNIEEGSIFSVLDFSHVKDMLTESFKEKPNYGRAKLLLTVGGSTLNAFAMFGTMGLMYLYTRNKLQWTMKDFTTFSALSIVWSLGGFFGVALIQKMFHISDLSFATIAVFSCVVENIIKAGAIDTWQMYLGSAAALFGTVSGPLIRSYLSQTLPSQDIAKVFGLMGSAESFSPLLAPLVYNALYAYTLASFPGAFLVLTAAISTVSLVFLLIVKCLTVKSPSVPYQLVEETDQHIESHSDTDTRHSKME; encoded by the exons ATGGGTGATAATGACTATGAGATCATCAGTGAGGAAGCGAGTCCAAAAAGATACAAGATATCGAATGCTATTGAAGTCCCGATTCTTCTTATAATGATCGGTGTTGCTGTGTCTG GAATCCAAATAAGCAACCTCATCATGCACCGGACTTGCGTTCACGAACTGAACCGCACCGCCTCCGAGTGTCAACATTTCCTCTCTCCTGAGATGACCTCTACTCCCGAAGAACTAAGCCAAAGGCAGGAGTTGGAGCGAGAAGTCCAGGAGTACGCCAACAAGGTCATGACAGCTAAATCGGTGTTAGAGTCAGCGGGGCCAGCTGTGCTCTCGTTGTTTGTAGGAGCATGGTCTGACAAGCACGGCAGGAAACCTCTTATTGTCTGGAACCTTCTGG CAATGACGTTGGGCTCCATGGCGCTAGTGGCATACAGCATGGTGTCCCTCGGCCCATGGTGGCTGGTGGCTTGCAGCGTGTTCTTCTCGCTGACTGGAGGGATCAGCGTCGTTATCACTGGCGCTATGTGCTTCGTTAGTGACGTCACTGACAATAGAAATAGGACTTTTAG ATTAGTAATGGTCCAGATGAGCCTAGTGCTTGGCATAGCGGGAGGTTCTATGGTCAGCCCATTCCTGCTCAGAGCTGTGGGCAGCGTCTACTCGTTGCTCATAGTGGCTGCTATCTATGCGTGCGCGTACGCATTCTCCGCTGTCGCCATTCAAGAGTCTTTGAGTAATATTGAAGAG GGCAGTATATTCTCCGTGCTAGATTTTTCGCACGTTAAGGACATGCTAACGGAAAGTTTCAAGGAGAAACCAAACTACGGCAGAGCGAAGCTGCTTCTTACAGTCGGCGGGTCTACCCTTAACGCATTCGCTATGTTCGGAACAATGGGTCTTATGTACTTGTACACAAGGAACAAACTGCAATGGACGATGAAAGATTTCACGACCTTTTCGGCTTTAAGCATCGTTTGGAGTTTGGGAGGGTTCTTTGGGGTAGCATTGATACAGAAAATGTTCCATATAAGCGATCTGAGTTTCGCTACGATAGCTGTCTTCTCATGTGTCGTTGAGAACATTATAAAAGCTGGAGCGATTGATACATGGCAGATGTATCTTG GTTCAGCCGCAGCTCTCTTCGGGACAGTCTCCGGGCCGTTGATCCGGTCGTACTTGTCCCAGACGTTACCCAGCCAAGACATAGCAAAGGTCTTCGGCCTGATGGGCTCGGCCGAGTCTTTCAGCCCGCTGCTAGCGCCACTGGTGTACAATGCGTTGTATGCTTACACGCTAGCAAGTTTTCCTGGAGCATTTTTAGTGCTCACCGCTGCTATTTCTACTGTGTCACTAGTGTTCTTGCT GATCGTGAAATGTCTCACAGTAAAGAGTCCTTCAGTGCCATATCAGTTAGTTGAGG AAACAGATCAACACATCGAATCACACTCTGACACAGATACGCGCCACAGTAAAATGGAATAG
- the LOC135079886 gene encoding probable peptidoglycan muropeptide transporter SLC46, translating into MAQDTENSAENENEVTESTSNASNRVISELPGRPFAITMEVPLFLTLLAVSLSGTAISNIILYRTCVYSLNHSLDECKIFLTPEKSNVTHKLEEEVQKYATFIQTVKTVLESISPAILSMFLGVWSDTHGRKPLIVWSLLGITMSSMLVVIYSMMHLGPWWYVLTSIPFAFTGGISVIFTGAYCYIADITTKSTRSLRITILGAAVSAGSVMGSLLSAYLIKAVGNVYLLLIVTALYVIAYAFTNIHLKESLNGAIPGGLMSVLDWLLVKEMFRDCFKRRPNYLRAQLLLLTFANSLSVFMLYGLYGLSYMYTREKLHWALKDYTQFSAVDTTISFAGSFFGVGVLQKYLPIGDMALSIVALVTVAISYMIRGFATTTWHFYLAAVINVFSGLSSPLIRSYLSKVMPMEDIAKVFALMGAIEGLAPIISPVLYNALYEFTISSFPGAIMLLTSGLCLVCATMLSTAVYYRWRASVPNYQPLEINS; encoded by the exons ATGGCACAAGATACTGAAAATTCagctgaaaatgaaaatgaagttACAGAAAGTACTTCTAATGCTTCTAATAGAGTCATCAGTGAATTACCGGGAAGGCCATTTGCTATAACCATGGAGGTACCATTATTTTTAACTCTGTTAGCTGTATCACTTTCAG gaACAGCAattagtaatattattttatatcggACCTGTGTTTACTCCCTAAACCACAGTTTAGATGAATGCAAAATTTTTCTTACTCCTGAAAAATCCAATGTGACACATAAGTTAGAGGAAGAAGTGCAGAAGTATGCTACATTCATACAGACAGTTAAAACAGTATTAGAGTCTATCAGCCCGGCCATACTTTCCATGTTTCTTGGTGTTTGGTCTGACACTCATGGCAGAAAACCCCTCATAGTATGGTCTTTACTTG gtATCACAATGTCTTCCATGTTGGTCGTCATCTACAGCATGATGCACCTTGGCCCATGGTGGTATGTTCTCACCTCCATACCTTTCGCATTCACTGGAGGGATCAGTGTAATCTTTACGGGGGCCTACTGCTACATAGCTGATATCACGACAAAATCGACGAGATCGCTCAG AATAACAATATTAGGAGCAGCGGTGTCAGCTGGGAGTGTGATGGGATCGCTGCTGAGCGCATACCTGATCAAGGCGGTGGGAAACGTCTACCTTCTGCTGATAGTGACGGCTTTGTACGTCATAGCGTACGCGTTCACTAACATCCATCTGAAGGAGTCCCTGAATGGGGCTATACCG GGTGGTCTTATGTCAGTTCTGGACTGGTTACTCGTGAAGGAAATGTTCAGAGATTGTTTCAAGCGGCGTCCAAACTACTTAAGAGCTCAGCTGCTTCTGCTAACATTTGCCAACAGCTTGTCAGTATTCATGCTCTATGGCCTCTACGGACTGAGCTACATGTATACCAGAGAGAAACTCCACTGGGCTCTGAAAGACTACACGCAGTTCTCAGCTGTGGATACTACTATATCCTTCGCGGGGTCATTTTTTGGAGTAGGAGTGCTCcagaaatacctacctattggaGACATGGCCCTTTCAATCGTGGCGCTGGTGACGGTTGCAATCTCGTATATGATCAGGGGATTTGCTACGACTACATGGCATTTCTATTTGG CTGCTGTCATTAACGTATTCAGTGGGCTTTCGTCGCCGCTGATAAGATCCTACTTATCCAAGGTCATGCCGATGGAGGATATTGCTAAAGTATTCGCTCTGATGGGCGCCATAGAAGGCCTGGCCCCGataatttctccagtgttgtaCAACGCCTTATACGAGTTCACGATCAGTTCGTTCCCTGGAGCTATTATGTTGTTGACCAGCGGACTTTGTTTGGTCTGCGCTACGATGCTGAG TACCGCTGTTTACTACAGATGGCGTGCCAGCGTGCCCAACTACCAGCCATTGGAAATAAACTCGTAG
- the LOC135079887 gene encoding microtubule-associated protein RP/EB family member 1 isoform X2, which yields MAVNVYSTNVTSDNLSRHDMLAWVNDCLQSNFAKIEELCTGAAYCQFMDMLFPGSVPMKRIKFKTNLEHEYIQNFKILQAAFKKMGVDKIVPIDKLVKGRFQDNFEFLQWFKKFFDANYGGTEYDAVAQREGLPMGHGGAAAPRSAAGAVKKPAAPVAKVAARPQTIGKANSTVRSPPVNLSRLNQSAKGDSKVLDELNHQVNELKATVDGLEKERDFYFGKLRDIEVICQEMEEQQNAPIVQKILDILYATEPIEEGSPQVWGLGQNSHMLIED from the exons ATGGCGGTAAACGTGTACTCCACTAATGTGACTTCGGACAATTTGTCGCGGCATGACATGCTGGCGTGGGTGAACGACTGCTTGCAGTCTAATTTCGCCAAAATAGAGGAATTATGTACAGGAGCTGCATACTGCCAGTTCATGGATATGCTGTTCCCTGGCAGTGTTCCCATGAAACGAATCAAATTCAAGACAAACTTAGAACATGAGTACATACAGAACTTCAAAATATTACAAGCAGCATTCAAAAAAATGGGAGTTGACAAA ATAGTTCCCATTGACAAACTGGTGAAGGGTCGTTTCCAAGATAACTTTGAGTTTTTGCAATGGTTCAAGAAATTCTTTGATGCCAACTATGGAGGCACGGAATATGACGCGGTGGCGCAGCGCGAGGGGCTGCCCATGGGCcacggcggcgcggcggcgcccCGCTCGGCCGCCGGCGCGGTCAAGAAGCCCGCCGCGCCCGTCGCCAAAGTCGCGGCCAGACCCCAAACCA TTGGAAAAGCTAACAGCACAGTGAGGTCTCCTCCAGTGAACTTGTCACGATTAAATCAAAGTGCGAAAGGAGATTCTAAAGTTCTTGACGAACTTAACCATCAG GTAAACGAACTCAAAGCGACAGTTGACGGCCTAGAGAAGGAACGGGACTTCTATTTTGGCAAACTCCGGGATATAGAAGTGATCTGTCAAGAGATGGAGGAACAGCAAAACGCTCCAATTGTTCAGAAAATTTTGGACATTTTATATGCAACTGAG CCTATTGAGGAGGGCTCCCCGCAAGTCTGGGGACTGGGTCAAAACTCACACATGCTTATTGAAGATTAG
- the LOC135079887 gene encoding microtubule-associated protein RP/EB family member 1 isoform X1, whose product MAVNVYSTNVTSDNLSRHDMLAWVNDCLQSNFAKIEELCTGAAYCQFMDMLFPGSVPMKRIKFKTNLEHEYIQNFKILQAAFKKMGVDKIVPIDKLVKGRFQDNFEFLQWFKKFFDANYGGTEYDAVAQREGLPMGHGGAAAPRSAAGAVKKPAAPVAKVAARPQTIGKANSTVRSPPVNLSRLNQSAKGDSKVLDELNHQVNELKATVDGLEKERDFYFGKLRDIEVICQEMEEQQNAPIVQKILDILYATEDGFAPPEEIDGDNPHPPEEDEY is encoded by the exons ATGGCGGTAAACGTGTACTCCACTAATGTGACTTCGGACAATTTGTCGCGGCATGACATGCTGGCGTGGGTGAACGACTGCTTGCAGTCTAATTTCGCCAAAATAGAGGAATTATGTACAGGAGCTGCATACTGCCAGTTCATGGATATGCTGTTCCCTGGCAGTGTTCCCATGAAACGAATCAAATTCAAGACAAACTTAGAACATGAGTACATACAGAACTTCAAAATATTACAAGCAGCATTCAAAAAAATGGGAGTTGACAAA ATAGTTCCCATTGACAAACTGGTGAAGGGTCGTTTCCAAGATAACTTTGAGTTTTTGCAATGGTTCAAGAAATTCTTTGATGCCAACTATGGAGGCACGGAATATGACGCGGTGGCGCAGCGCGAGGGGCTGCCCATGGGCcacggcggcgcggcggcgcccCGCTCGGCCGCCGGCGCGGTCAAGAAGCCCGCCGCGCCCGTCGCCAAAGTCGCGGCCAGACCCCAAACCA TTGGAAAAGCTAACAGCACAGTGAGGTCTCCTCCAGTGAACTTGTCACGATTAAATCAAAGTGCGAAAGGAGATTCTAAAGTTCTTGACGAACTTAACCATCAG GTAAACGAACTCAAAGCGACAGTTGACGGCCTAGAGAAGGAACGGGACTTCTATTTTGGCAAACTCCGGGATATAGAAGTGATCTGTCAAGAGATGGAGGAACAGCAAAACGCTCCAATTGTTCAGAAAATTTTGGACATTTTATATGCAACTGAG GACGGATTCGCGCCTCCGGAGGAGATAGACGGCGACAACCCACACCCGCCGGAGGAAGACGAATATTGA
- the LOC135079887 gene encoding microtubule-associated protein RP/EB family member 1 isoform X3 yields the protein MAVNVYSTNVTSDNLSRHDMLAWVNDCLQSNFAKIEELCTGAAYCQFMDMLFPGSVPMKRIKFKTNLEHEYIQNFKILQAAFKKMGVDKVIPVDKLIKGRFQDNFEFLQWFKKFFDANYDGREYDAFDARGGLTIGSGACESGVPLCAAAVAPPPRRRAVPTHHSGIGKANSTVRSPPVNLSRLNQSAKGDSKVLDELNHQVNELKATVDGLEKERDFYFGKLRDIEVICQEMEEQQNAPIVQKILDILYATEDGFAPPEEIDGDNPHPPEEDEY from the exons ATGGCGGTAAACGTGTACTCCACTAATGTGACTTCGGACAATTTGTCGCGGCATGACATGCTGGCGTGGGTGAACGACTGCTTGCAGTCTAATTTCGCCAAAATAGAGGAATTATGTACAGGAGCTGCATACTGCCAGTTCATGGATATGCTGTTCCCTGGCAGTGTTCCCATGAAACGAATCAAATTCAAGACAAACTTAGAACATGAGTACATACAGAACTTCAAAATATTACAAGCAGCATTCAAAAAAATGGGAGTTGACAAA GTAATACCAGTGGACAAGCTGATAAAAGGGCGATTCCAGGATAACTTTGAGTTCTTACAGTGGTTTAAAAAGTTTTTCGATGCTAACTATGACGGTCGCGAGTATGACGCGTTCGACGCGCGCGGCGGGCTCACGATCGGATCGGGGGCGTGCGAGTCTGGGGTGCCGCTGTGCGCCGCCGCCGTCGCGCCCCCGCCGCGTCGCCGCGCCGTTCCCACACACCACTCCGGCA TTGGAAAAGCTAACAGCACAGTGAGGTCTCCTCCAGTGAACTTGTCACGATTAAATCAAAGTGCGAAAGGAGATTCTAAAGTTCTTGACGAACTTAACCATCAG GTAAACGAACTCAAAGCGACAGTTGACGGCCTAGAGAAGGAACGGGACTTCTATTTTGGCAAACTCCGGGATATAGAAGTGATCTGTCAAGAGATGGAGGAACAGCAAAACGCTCCAATTGTTCAGAAAATTTTGGACATTTTATATGCAACTGAG GACGGATTCGCGCCTCCGGAGGAGATAGACGGCGACAACCCACACCCGCCGGAGGAAGACGAATATTGA